CGGCGCAGCACCGAGCGGACCCGGGCCACCAGTTCCGGCAGGTCGAATGGCTTGCGCAGGTAGTCGTCGGCGCCGCACTCCAGGCCGACCACCACGTCGATGGTGTCGGTGCGGGCGGTCAGCATGAGGATCGGCACCGTGCTGGTCCGCCGGATCTCGCGGCACACCTGTAGGCCGTCCAGCCCGGGCAGCATCACGTCAAGCACGATCAGGTCGACCGGCCCGGCCCGCCAGGCCGCGAGGGCCTGCCGGCCGTCGTTCGCGGTGTCCACCCGGAATCCGGCGCGGCGCAGTCCGAGGGCGGTGACCTCCCGGACGGAGGCGTCGTCCTCGACCACCAGCACCCGGCCGTCCACGATGCACCAAGGGTAGTGCGCGGTGACGCCGCCGTCGCTCGGCGTGCCGGTCGGGGATCGGGACCCGACGTGTCGGATCCCTGTCCCCGTGGTCGGTGACTCGTACCTTTAGTGGGCCACTACCACTGGTGCGCCACGTCGAGCACGATCCGGCTGTGCGTGCCCGGTCCGGGCAGGACGAAGACCTGGAACGGCAGCCGGGCCCGTACGCCGACGGCGAATGTGGTGTAGCCCTCGAAGCTGCCCCCGAACACCACGTCGCGCAGCGTCTGCTGGCGCAGCACGTTGGCCACGTGGTCACCGACCCGGTACGGCACGGTGGCGACGTGCCTGTCGTCGTACGCGGGCGCACGCAGCGAGACCCGCAGCAACGCGCCGCCCGCGGTGTACGGCGACAGTGCCAGCCCTTCGCCGTCGGTGTACGTCTCGCCGTAGCCGACCGAGTAGCCGGTGACCGGGCCGGCGAACTCGAAGACCACCCGGTCGTGACAGTCGTGTCGGCCGGTGCGTACCGCGATCAGGGGCGCTGCGCTAAGCGTCCCGGCCGTCTTGTCCGCGCTGCCCCAGGTGATCCCGCAGTACGGCGCGTCCGCCGCCGCCGTGCCCGGCGCGGCGGCGGCGGTCCCGGCGAGCAGTGCGCTGACCGCCACGACCAGGGCCGCGATGGTCCGGTTGATCCTCATCGTCGTCTCCTCTCCGCTCCGCCTGGCCGGGCTCGCCAGCTCGGCCGGCTCGGCGCTGGACCTTGTCGGATCCAGCCTCGGCACGGTCGGCAACCGCAACCTCACCGGGTCGTAACACCCGGGTAACAGGACTCGGTGGTATGACACTTCCGTGATGACGCCGACGGAAGATGACATATTAATATTCACGCACATCAATCGCGGCGTGTCGGTGCGCCGCGAAGTCCGCAGGGGAGTGCGTGATGATCCGACGAAGACTGCTGCGCCTGGCCACCGCCACGCTGGCGGCGGTGCTGGCGGCGACCGGGGTACAGGTGGTGACCGCCAGCGGAGCCGCGGCAGCCCGCACGGTCTACTACGACGCCAGCCGGGCCGGTGAGTTCCGGACCAACTTCGACCAGGCCGCCCAGATCTGGAACAGCCGGGTGAGCAACGTCCGGCTGGTGGCGGGCAGCCCGGCAAACGTCACAATCCTGGTCGACAACGGCTGGCCCCGGGCACAGGTCACCGGGTTGGGCTCCGGCCGGATCTGGATGGGCTGGGAGGCGGTCAACCAGGGCTACCACCGCACCCGGATCGCCACCCACGAGTTCGGTCACATCCTCGGGCTGCCGGACCGGCGTACCGGGCTCTGCTCCGACCTGATGTCCGGCAGCAGCGCCCCGGTCTCCTGCACCAACGCCTATCCCAGCTCGGCCGAGGCCAGCCGGGTCAACCAACTCTTCGCCGGCAGCCGCAGCGCCGCCAGCGTCGCCGGGACGTACACCTGGACCGTCGACGGTGACGTCGGGACGTTCGTCGTCGGCGGCCGACCGGCCACCGAGAACTACCCGTGGCTGGTCTACACCTCCGGCTGCACCGGTACGCTGATCAAGGCCAACTGGGTGGTCACCGCCAAGCACTGCTCGACCCCGTCGTCGGTGCGGGTGGGCAGCACCAACCGCAGCAGCGGCGGCACCGTGGTCGGGGTGAGCCGGGCAGTCAACCATCCCAGCATCGACGTCAAGCTGTTCCAGCTGTCCAGCTCGGTCAGCTACGCACCTGCCCCGATCCCGACCTCGTCGGGTGCGGTCGGCACCGCCACCCGGATCATCGGCTGGGGCCAGACCTGCGCCCCCCGTGGCTGCGGCTCCGCGCCCACCGTCGCGAACGAACTGGACACCTCGATCGTGGCGGACAGCCGATGCCTCGGCATCAACGGCCCGTACGAGATCTGCACCAACAACACCAACGGCAACTCCGGTGCCTGCTACGGCGACTCCGGCGGCCCGCAGGTGCGTCGGATCAACGGAGCGTGGAACGTGATCGGCGCGACGAGCCGCGCCGGCAACAACAGCTCCACCTGCGCCACCGCCCCGTCCATCTACGGCGACCTTCCCTCGATCCGCTCCTGGATCAACACCCAGGTCGGCGGCCTGCCCGCCTGAGACCGGTCGGACCCCTCCCGCGCGGTTGGGCGCGTGCGGGAGGGGTCCGACGGCGTGCGATAGTGGCTCGTCGTGAAGCGGTATGGAATGTTGATCCTGCCTTCGGCCAACCGGGTGTACGCCGGTGCCGCCGTCGAGTTGACCCGGGCGGAGCTGGAAATCTTCGGTGCCACGGTGCTGGACGGGCGGGTCGGCGCGGTGCAGACCAGCACCGTCGGCGGGGTCCGCTACGTCACGTTCGACGTCGACGGCGGGCTGAGTGAGCGGGACACCGCGCTGCTGGGCAACCTCTCCAGCGCGTACGCGTTGTTCGAGTTTGTCGGCGACCTGCTGCGCCCGGTGCCGCTTACCCGGCTGGACCGCTTCGACGACGACCTGATCACCATTCAGAAGTACCCGGGCAAGACCAACGAGCAGTTCACCAAACTGCTGCTCAACGTGACCCTGCTCGCCTCGGACTGGGCCGGTGACCTGCTGACCCGGCGGTTCCGGGTGCTGGATCCGCTCTGCGGCCGGGGCACCACGGTCAACCAGGCGATCATGTACGGCTTCGACGCCGCCGGCCTGGACCGCGACAGCAAGGACTTCGAGGCGTACCAGGCGTTCCTCACCACCTGGCTCAAGCGTAAGCGGATCAAGCACCGGGTGCTGGAATCCGGCCCGGTCCGCCGGGAACGCAAGGTGGTCGGCCGCCGGCTGCGGCTGGAGGTGGCCGCCTCGAAGGAGGCACACAAGGCCGGCGACGTGCAGTCGGTGGACGTGGTCAACGCCGACACCACCCGGGCCGGCGAGTTCTTCCGCCCGGGCAGCGTCGACCTGGTGGTGGCCGACGCGCCGTACGGCGTGCAGCACGGCAGCCGTACCGCCGAGCAGGGGCTGGCCCGCGACCCGCTGGCCCTGCTCGCCGCCGCCGTGCCGGTCTGGGCACGGCTGCTGCGCCCCGGCGGCGCTCTCGGCATCTCGTGGAACACGAACGTGGCCCGCCGCGAAGCCGCCGCCGAACACCTGACCGCCGCCGGCCTGACCGTCCAGGACCAGCCCCCCTGGCGCGCCCTGAGCCACCGCGTCGACCAAGCCATAGTCCGCGACATCCTGGTAGCCCAAAACCCACCCCTAACTCCCCACCCCCACCCCCACCCCCACCGCCCCCGCGATCTTGCACTTTCGGTCGCCGAGATGTGTCTTATGCGGCTTATGCGGGGACACAAAGTGCAAGATCGCGCGAGTGGGGAGGGAGGAGGAGGGAGGAGGAGGTTGACTGGGGTGGGGGTGGGTGGGCGGGCGGTTACCGGATCGGTCTCTGGCAACGCCTGGTCAACGGAAGATACACCGTGGACTTCGTCGGGTCGCAGTTCAACGGGCCGACCAACCTCGGTGACCGTGATCATCAAGGGCATCCCGGCTGGCGCATCGACCAGATCGACGCCAACATCGTCGGCTGGCTGAACACCCAACGGCCGCAGACTGTGCTGCTGCACATCGGCACCAACGACATCCAGCAGAACTACCACGTGAGCACCGCACCGAACCGGCTCTCCACCCGACCGTCAACGGCTACGACAAGATGGCCGCGGTCTGGTACAGCCGCTCCAGTCGGTGCCCGGCAGCATCGGCACCCCGGGCAACGGCGGCGGGGCGAGCACCGCGATCGTCGGCACCCAGTCCGGCAGGTGCCTCGACGTGCCAGGATCGGATCCAGCACCGCCAACGGCACAGCTTTGCCCGGACCCCGCCGAACACCGCGTCCAACGCCGCCACCACCACAACTTCAGTTGTGGGACTGCCACGGCGGTGCCAACCAGCAGTGGACCGACACCTCCGGCCGGGCGCTGACCGGCTACGGCAACAAGTGTCTCGACGCCGAGGGCTACGGGACGTCCCCGGGCACCCGGGTCACCAGCTACGACTGCCACGGTGCGACCAACCAGCAGTGGCAGCTGTACGCCGACGGCACCATCATCGGCGTACAGTCCGGTCATGCCTGGACGCCAACGGCGCGGGCACCGCCAACGGCAGCCGACTCGTCCTCTGGACCTGCAACGGTCAGGCCAACCAGCGGTGGAGCCGGCGATAGCCGCAGCTACCGCCGGCTCGGCTCAGGGCTGCCCACCCGCCGCATCGACTCAGCGGCCCTGGGCCTGCGGCCGGTCGGGGGTGGGACCGAAGGCGGTGAGAAAACGGTCGCGGAAGGCGTCCATCGGCCAGACCGGGGCTGCCGCGTCCGGAGTGAGGCCCTCCTGCCAGTTCCAGTCGGCGATCCGGTCCAGCACGGCCGGGTCCTTGGCCAGCAGGTGGATCGGCACGTCCGGGCTGGGGTTGTCGCCGGTGACCACCGGCGCGGGCTGATGGTCACCGAGCACGATCAGCACCGTGTCGTCGTTGCCGTACGTCTCGACGTAGGAGATCAGGGTACGCAGCGTGTAGCTGATCGAGTGCCGGTATCCGGTGCGCGCCTGGGCCGCCGGGGTGCCGATGATGCCCTGCCGGAACACCTCGCCGTCGTCGATGTCGTCCCAGTCCACAAGCGAGGGCACCTTGGTCCACGGTGAGTGGCTGGAGACCAGCGACAACTCGGCCATCACCGGCCGGTCCCGGGGGCCGGCGAGTTCGCGCTTGTGGAACTGGTGCAGGGCAAACTGGTCGGGCATCGGCGCGAAGGCGAACTTCGGCCCCTGGTAACCCAGGTCGGGTCCGCTGTAGAACTGCTGGTAGCCGTAGAACGCCCCCTCCGGCCACGCCTGGTTCACCGCCGGCATCACCCCGACCGTACGCCAGTCGGCCCGCCCGAAGGCGTCACCGAGGGTGAACCGGTCGCTGGCGAGCAGGCTCTTGTGGCGCTGGTTGTTGTCGATCCACAAGCCGGAGAGCAGGGTGGCGTGCGCGAGCCAACTGCCGCCGCCCACCGTCGGCGAGGTGAGGTACCCGCTGCGGGCGGCGAAACCGGCCGCCGCCAGCCGCTGGCTGCCCTCGTCCAGTACCCGCTGCACGGAGGCGAACTCGGGATCGGCGACGGCGTCCCGGCCGTAGCTCTCCACGAACGCGATGAGCACGTCCTTGCCGCGCAGGCCGGTGAGCAACTGGTCGGCGGGCACGTCGCGGAACGGGTCGACGCCGACCTCGGTGGCGAACGCCTTCCGGTCGGCCAGCCGTTCGCGTACCTCGCTTGCGTGTTCGTAGACCAGGGTGCTGGCGTTGCTGTCGGCCACCAGCACGCCGGGCACGATCCGGGCCTGGAACGTGGCGAGCAGCGCCCAGACCAGCACCAGCGTGGCGGCGACCCGGGTGGCGCCGGTGCGGTGCCGGACCAGCAACCCGGACAGCCGCACCGTCGACAGCGCGGTCAGCACCGGCGCGGCCAGCAGGACCAGCCCGAGGCCGGCGGCGATGGCGATCGCGCCGGGCCGGCCGATCGACTCGGCCAGGAAGGTGAACGCCTCGTCCAACAGCGACCAGTCCAGCACCAGGTCGAACGGGCGGCCCAGCGAGGAGTAGAAGCCCAGGTCACCGACCTTCACCACGGCGACCAGGCCGACAAGTGTGCCGGACACCGCCGCCACCACCCGCCGGGGCCGGCCGGGCAGGGCGAGCAGCAGGGCGACCAACAGCAGCGCCTCCAGCGGAATCCGCAGGAACGTGCCGGGTTCGATCTGCCAGGGCCGGTTGGGCATGGTCAGCGCGACCAGCACCAGGGCGGCGGCCAGCCCGGTGACCACCCGGGCCCGCACCCGCCGCCACCGGCCGGTCTGCGCGGTGCCTTCGGTCTCGCCCGCGGTGCTGCCGCTGGCGGCGTCCTCGGTCGGTGCGGTGTCCGGCCGCTCGGCCGGCTCGACGGCAGCGGCTGAGGTCTGCTCGACGGCAGCGGCCGTGGCCGGCTCGACGGCAGCGGCTGAGGTCTGCTCGACGGCAGCGGCCGTGGCCTGCTCGGAGATCGACAACTGGTTCTCCCGGATCAGCGCAGCGACAGGACGGGCGCGGTCGACAGGTCACGGTCCTCGGGCCGGTCGGCACGCCGCACGCCGATCGGCACCGTCGGCACGGACGGCACCGACGGCACGACCAGCACCGGCACCGGCCGACCTGCGCGGTGCCGCCACAACCAGGTCACGTCCCGGCCGAACGACTCGACGAGCATGCCGAGCGCCGCCACCAGCACCAACGTCGTCAGCGGCCCGGGCAGCACCTGGGACGCGGCAACCGCGAGCATGATCCCCTGGACCGCGGCGACCACCTTACGCCAGTAGCGCGGCGGCAACTGCGCGTCCATCCAGGGCAGCAGCCAGCCGGCGACGAGGAACGCGTACCGCATGACGCCGATGGCGAGTACCCACGGCCCGACCGACGGGGCGACGTAGAGGCTCAGCATCAGCACCAGGAACGAGTCGACCTCCATGTCGAAGCGGGCACCGAGGGCGCTGACCGTCCCGGTGCGCCGGGCCACCTTGCCGTCGACGGCGTCCAGCGCCAGCGCCACCACCGTCAACGTGACAAGCACCACGACCGGCGCGGCCCGACCCGTGACCAGCGCCTCGGCGATCAGCGCGGTCACCGCGCCGACCAGCAGCCCACGGCCCATGGTGACCCAGTCGGCCGGACCGAGTCGGACCGCGCCGGCACGCCGCAGGCCACGCAGCAGCGCCAGGCAGGTCACGGCGCCGTACGCCAGGCCGGCCAGCCAGCCCACGGCGCCGAGGCCCACCGTCGCAGCGAGCCCGGCCAGCAGAATGATCTGGACGATCAGCCCGAGTTGCGGACCGGTTCGAACTGTGGACACCGTGCCTCCGTGTTTATGATCGACGACCCCTGTCAGGGAAGTACGGGAAATACGACGGATCGGTTCGGTCCGGACGCAGGTGAGGAGAAATATCGGTGACCCGAACGGCTCGCGCCTTCTGGGTGAGGGTGCCTGGTGCAGGCGAGATCCGCACGGTGACGCTGCCCGAGCCGACGGCCGACCAGGTGCTGGTCCGGGCCCGGTACTCGGGGGTCAGCCGGGGCACCGAGACGCTTGTCTTCGCCGGTCGCGTGCCCCCCAGCCAGTACGCGGCGATGCGTGCGCCGTTCCAGGATGGCGATTTTCCCGCCCCGGTCAAGTACGGCTACCTCAGTGTCGGCGAGGTCGAGCAGGGGCCGGCGCAGCTGCGCGGGCGGACGGTGTTCTGCCTGCATCCGCACCAGAGCGCGTACGTGGTGCCGGCCGAGGCGGTGACGGTCGTACCGGATCGGGTGCCGGCGGCCCGCGCGGTGCTGGCCGGCACGGTGGAGACCGCCGTCAACGCCCTCTGGGACGCCCCGCCGCTTGTCGGTGACCGGGTCAGCGTCATCGGCGGCGGCATGGTCGGCTGCGCGGTGGCGGCGCTGCTGGCCCGCTTCCCCGGTGTCCGGGTGGAACTTGTCGACAGCGACCCGACCCGGGCCGAGGTGGCCGCCGCACTCGGCGTCGACTTCGCCGCGCCGGAAGCCGCCAGCGGCGGGCGTGACCTGGTGGTGCACGCCAGCGCCAGCGCCGCCGGGCTGCAACGCGGTCTGGACCTGCTGGCGCCCGAGGGCACCCTGCTCGAACTGAGCTGGTACGGCGACCGACCCGTGCAACTCTGCCTGGGCGGGGCCTTCCACTCCGGCCGGCTGACCATCCGCAGCAGCCAGGTGGGCCGAATCGCCCCGGCGCGCCGGGACAGCCGCAGCTACGCCGACCGGATGGCACTCGCCCTCGACCTGCTCGCCGATCCGGCGTTCGACGCGCTGATCACCGGCCGGTCGCCGTTCGTGGAACTGCCCGACGTGCTCACCCGACTGAGCGCGGGCGACCTGCCCGCGCTGTGCCACCTCATCACCTACGACGGGGAGTGATCCGT
This DNA window, taken from Micromonospora sp. FIMYZ51, encodes the following:
- a CDS encoding response regulator transcription factor, which translates into the protein MDGRVLVVEDDASVREVTALGLRRAGFRVDTANDGRQALAAWRAGPVDLIVLDVMLPGLDGLQVCREIRRTSTVPILMLTARTDTIDVVVGLECGADDYLRKPFDLPELVARVRSVLRRTVFAAEPGPLRIGGLEIDPGAFVARRDGRELPLSTTEFRLLLELTRRPGQVFTRELLLERVWNHSYLGDSRLVDVAVQRLRAKIEKNPADPRLIRTVRGAGYKFVAG
- a CDS encoding snapalysin family zinc-dependent metalloprotease codes for the protein MIRRRLLRLATATLAAVLAATGVQVVTASGAAAARTVYYDASRAGEFRTNFDQAAQIWNSRVSNVRLVAGSPANVTILVDNGWPRAQVTGLGSGRIWMGWEAVNQGYHRTRIATHEFGHILGLPDRRTGLCSDLMSGSSAPVSCTNAYPSSAEASRVNQLFAGSRSAASVAGTYTWTVDGDVGTFVVGGRPATENYPWLVYTSGCTGTLIKANWVVTAKHCSTPSSVRVGSTNRSSGGTVVGVSRAVNHPSIDVKLFQLSSSVSYAPAPIPTSSGAVGTATRIIGWGQTCAPRGCGSAPTVANELDTSIVADSRCLGINGPYEICTNNTNGNSGACYGDSGGPQVRRINGAWNVIGATSRAGNNSSTCATAPSIYGDLPSIRSWINTQVGGLPA
- a CDS encoding SAM-dependent methyltransferase; translation: MKRYGMLILPSANRVYAGAAVELTRAELEIFGATVLDGRVGAVQTSTVGGVRYVTFDVDGGLSERDTALLGNLSSAYALFEFVGDLLRPVPLTRLDRFDDDLITIQKYPGKTNEQFTKLLLNVTLLASDWAGDLLTRRFRVLDPLCGRGTTVNQAIMYGFDAAGLDRDSKDFEAYQAFLTTWLKRKRIKHRVLESGPVRRERKVVGRRLRLEVAASKEAHKAGDVQSVDVVNADTTRAGEFFRPGSVDLVVADAPYGVQHGSRTAEQGLARDPLALLAAAVPVWARLLRPGGALGISWNTNVARREAAAEHLTAAGLTVQDQPPWRALSHRVDQAIVRDILVAQNPPLTPHPHPHPHRPRDLALSVAEMCLMRLMRGHKVQDRASGEGGGGRRRLTGVGVGGRAVTGSVSGNAWSTEDTPWTSSGRSSTGRPTSVTVIIKGIPAGASTRSTPTSSAG
- a CDS encoding zinc-binding alcohol dehydrogenase, coding for MTRTARAFWVRVPGAGEIRTVTLPEPTADQVLVRARYSGVSRGTETLVFAGRVPPSQYAAMRAPFQDGDFPAPVKYGYLSVGEVEQGPAQLRGRTVFCLHPHQSAYVVPAEAVTVVPDRVPAARAVLAGTVETAVNALWDAPPLVGDRVSVIGGGMVGCAVAALLARFPGVRVELVDSDPTRAEVAAALGVDFAAPEAASGGRDLVVHASASAAGLQRGLDLLAPEGTLLELSWYGDRPVQLCLGGAFHSGRLTIRSSQVGRIAPARRDSRSYADRMALALDLLADPAFDALITGRSPFVELPDVLTRLSAGDLPALCHLITYDGE